In one window of Helianthus annuus cultivar XRQ/B chromosome 17, HanXRQr2.0-SUNRISE, whole genome shotgun sequence DNA:
- the LOC110924761 gene encoding uncharacterized protein LOC110924761, with protein sequence MNERTFPGSNIPDKPVNQGLFDQHGVPVSPFPADVLKDAGMYEPNSSPDTVPMRGIGLRVTNIEGNNLAPRRGIFSTSNNSVIDGLLEISKPVELSTACGGNQSAVVNPSHANPSGASNINPNVADKDFGSNQIGVQGSQNVRRDSGKSPVSYADSIGAASARTVNFRSLTSPVAHEGCDVVLPKESVRVVKDKLAYTLYGYFLGDRVAYPVVEYFVRNNWKKFGLQKTMMNASGYFFFKFADENGMMNAMKGGPWIIRSQPLFLNVWSPSSKLEKKEVKTVQLWVKIHEVLLAAYTEDGLSMIATAIGNPIALDTYTTSMCLDSWGRSSFARALVEISADKEFKEEIVIAVPVLEGDGFVKEKMYVEYEWSPHRCSFCKVFGHHDGDCPKQIRQLTKAPAIVPKVPKVPNSKGPSKKPTVDKDGFTDVDARKTAKRKGFPVNKQKQQFEYRPVGLKTSGGPNKSATTSSFYSNNPFDVLNDSRNDHEAGGSGVGDMKDDSDDDEVQEVYNETVEFLVNDATKPVTKQGASTPSSAVNNESHVDVSRLSHVCKSVFRSWDWTSNGAHCNKGTRIIIGWNPAILDVMVLSQTDQVIHLQLFFKKDNKIAFCSVVYAANYYVKRRELWHHLSMHKVFVGTKPWVLMGDFNSALNLEDKSMGASTVSISMKEFQECVDNIEMFDINRSGLHFTWNQKPKKGIGLLKKIDRVLGNTEFVTAFPNAVALFQPYRLSDHCPCVLKLPDAGMPKPRSFKFANFLVFKPEFLDIVKREWGTRIKGVHQFCVVKRLRLLKKPLRALLFKQGNLHKKVENLRDKLEAIQSCIDNQPNVESLRVQEATVSAEYQEALLDEERFLKQKSKVDWLRAGDMNTAFFHSSLKTEIIIAGLMSFVMLGVLYLRATMFIKLLLITMRSSWGVGVIRR encoded by the exons ATGAATGAACGTACGTTTCCGGGGAGTAACATCCCCGATAAACCTGTGAATCAAGGTTTGTTTGATCAGCATGGAGTTCCGGTTTCACCGTTTCCTGCTGATGTTCTGAAGGATGCCGGGATGTACGAGCCAAACTCTTCTCCGGATACTGTTCCAATGCGTGGTATTGGTTTGCGGGTAACGAATATTGAGGGTAACAATCTGGCCCCAAGACGGGGTATCTTTTCTACCAGCAACAATTCTGTTATAGATGGGCTTCTGGAAATCTCAAAACCGGTGGAGTTGAGCACTGCATGTGGAGGGAATCAATCGGCTGTGGTGAATCCTTCCCATGCAAACCCTAGTGGAGCTTCTAACATAAACCCTAATGTAGCCGATAAGGATTTCGGGAGCAATCAGATTGGTGTGCAAGGAAGTCAGAATGTTCGCAGGGATTCAGGTAAGTCTCCGGTATCTTACGCGGATTCTATTGGGGCTGCTAGTGCTAGAACGGTCAATTTTAGATCACTCACAAGTCCGGTAGCTCATGAGGGTTGTGATGTAGTTTTGCCGAAGGAATCTGTTAGGGTTGTTAAGGATAAGCTTGCTTATACGTTATATGGATACTTTCTTGGTGATCGTGTTGCATACCCGGTAGTCGAGTATTTCGTAAGGAATAACTGGAAGAAATTTGGCCTCCAAAAGACTATGATGAATGCTAGTGGTTATTTCttctttaagtttgctgatgaaaaTGGTATGATGAATGCTATGAAAGGAGGTCCTTGGATCATTCGTTCGCAACCGCTTTTTCTTAATGTATGGTCTCCATCTTCGAAACTGGAAAAGAAGGAAGTTAAAACTGTGCAACTGTGGGTTAAAATTCACGAGGTTCTCCTTGCGGCATATACAGAGGATGGTTTAAGTATGATTGCAACGGCTATTGGTAACCCGATAGCCTTAGACACGTATACTACCTCAATGTGCTTGGATTCTTGGGGTCGGAGCAGTTTTGCGAGAGCTCTAGTTGAAATATCGGCAGACAAGGAGTTCAAAGAGGAAATTGTGATTGCTGTCCCAGTTTTGGAAGGGGACGGGTTTGTTAAGGAAAAGATGTATGTGGAGTACGAATGGAGCCCTCATCGATGCTCCTTTTGTAAGGTTTTTGGGCATCACGATGGGGATTGTCCGAAGCAAATTAGGCAGCTTACGAAGGCTCCGGCCATTGTTCCAAAAGTTCCTAAAGTGCCTAATTCTAAAGGGCCTTCGAAAAAACCAACGGTAGACAAAGACGGGTTCACGGATGTGGATGCTAGGAAAACGGCAAAGAGAAAGGGGTTCCCGGTTAACAAACAAAAACAGCAATTTGAATACCGTCCGGTTGGGTTAAAAACCAGTGGTGGGCCGAATAAATCAGCCACGACGTCGAGTTTTTATTCGAATAACCCCTTTGACGTGTTAAATGATTCGAGGAATGACCATGAAGCTGGTGGAAGCGGAGTAGGGGATATGAAAgatgattcggatgatgacgagGTCCAGGAAGTATACAATGAAACGGTTGAATTTCTTGTTAATGATGCTACTAAACCTGTAACTAaacaaggggcaagcactccttcttcAGCGGTTAACAATG AATCGCATGTTGATGTTAGTAGGCTGAGTCATGTGTGCAAATCTGTGTTTCGTTCATGGGATTGGACATCAAATGGGGCTCATTGTAACAAGGGTACAAGGATTATCATAGGCTGGAATCCAGCCATCTTGGATGTCATGGTCTTGTCTCAAACCGATCAGGTTATTCATTTACAACTCTTTTTCAAGAAAGATAACAAAATAGCTTTTTGCTCGGTGGTCTATGCGGCTAATTACTATGTGAAACGTAGGGAGTTATGGCACCATTTGTCTATGCACAAAGTTTTTGTTGGTACTAAGCCTTGGGTGCTTatgggtgatttcaattcggcCCTAAACCTAGAAGATAAATCGATGGGGGCCTCAACTGTTTCTATTAGCATGAAGGAATTCCAAGAGTGTGTGGATAATATTGAAATGTTTGATATTAATCGATCGGGTCTCCACTTTACTTGGAACCAGAAGCCCAAGAAGGGGATTGGCTTGCTGAAAAAGATCGATAGAGTGTTGGGTAATACCGAGTTCGTAACTGCTTTTCCGAATGCTGTTGCTCTTTTTCAGCCGTATAGGCTCTCGGATCATTGCCCGTGCGTTTTAAAGCTCCCAGATGCTGGTATGCCAAAACCTCGGTCTTTTAAATTTGCTAACTTTCTGGTGTTTAAACCTGAATTTTTAGACATTGTGAAGCGAGAGTGGGGTACTAGAATTAAAGGAGTGCATCAGTTCTGTGTTGTTAAACGTCTTCGGCTCCTGAAAAAACCACTTCGTGCTCTGTTATTTAAGCAAGGTAACTTGCATAAAAAAGTGGAAAATCTCCGTGATAAGCTTGAGGCCATTCAGAGTTGTATTGATAACCAGCCAAATGTTGAGAGTCTTCGGGTTCAAGAAGCTACTGTAAGTGCTGAATACCAAGAAGCGTTATTGGATGAGGAGCGTTTCCTTAAACAGAAATCTAAAGTGGACTGGTTGAGAGCTGGGGATATGAACACGGCTTTTTTCCATTCTTCTTTAAAAACCGAAATCATCATAGCCGGATTGATGTCATTCGTGATGCTGGGGGTACTTTATTTGAGGGCAACCATGTTCATCAAGCTTTTGTTGATCACTATGAGAAGTTCTTGGGGTGTCGGGGTGATACGTCGCTGA
- the LOC110924762 gene encoding uncharacterized protein LOC110924762 codes for MTNHIWSIVTKRKSLWVEWVHSYRLKGNSFWLSKIISNSCYSWRKLLQLRPQMRDFFWSDVGDGTRTSAWFDYWCDIGPLGNFISPRTIANAGFRLEDSVSDIQLNGEWKWPVAWRDLFPVLIQLDQFHVTPNKIDRIMWRDGSDRKDFSTSCVWNTIRHKETEVAWSTIVWFTQCIPRHAFLMWLIMRGKLLTQDKILSWDLSRRKNMNMMCCLLCYANHDSHSHLFFECNYSAKVWDMVKCKVGMDSVQPKWADIVNWLLVRSNSKLAADYVARVVVAATAYVVWQERNARIFKNQLRPPETVGAHIIQLVRYKLMGARLKNTGNVRRLLSEWEVHGKEILDDGG; via the coding sequence ATGACTAATCATATTTGGAGTATTGTTACGAAAAGAAAATCATTGTGGGTGGAGTGGGTGCACAGTTACAGGTTAAAAGGTAATAGTTTCTGGTTATCTAAAATTATTTCCAATAGTTGCTACTCGTGGAGAAAGCTCCTTCAACTTAGACCGCAAATGAGAGATTTTTTCTGGTCGGATGTTGGTGATGGTACACGGACCTCGGCTTGGTTTGATTATTGGTGCGATATAGGGCCGCTCGGCAACTTTATCTCCCCTAGAACCATTGCTAATGCAGGATTTCGATTGGAGGACTCGGTGTCTGACATTCAGTTAAATGGAGAATGGAAATGGCCGGTTGCTTGGAGGGATTTATTCCCAGTCTTAATTCAGCTAGATCAATTCCACGTAACCCCGAACAAAATTGACAGAATCATGTGGCGTGATGGTAGTGATCGGAAAGATTTTTCGACTTCATGTGTATGGAATACGATTCGGCATAAAGAAACGGAAGTAGCATGGAGCACTATTGTTTGGTTTACCCAATGTATCCCGCGGCACGCGTTTCTCATGTGGCTGATCATGCGAGGTAAATTACTTACGCAGGATAAAATTCTAAGCTGGGATTTGTCTAGACGGAaaaatatgaacatgatgtgttGCTTATTGTGCTATGCAAATCATGACTCCCATAGTCATTTGTTTTTTGAATGTAACTACTCGGCTAAAGTTTGGGATATGGTGAAATGTAAGGTGGGTATGGACTCGGTTCAACCTAAATGGGCTGATATTGTGAATTGGTTACTTGTTCGGTCCAACTCTAAACTAGCCGCGGATTATGTTGCTAGAGTGGTGGTTGCGGCTACGGCTTATGTTGTTTGGCAGGAACGCAATGCTCGGATCTTTAAAAATCAACTAAGACCGCCAGAAACTGTTGGTGCTCACATAATACAGCTGGTTCGATACAAGTTAATGGGAGCAAGACTGAAGAATACTGGTAATGTTCGAAGACTATTGAGCGAATGGGAAGTCCATGGCAAAGAGATTTTGGACGATGGGGGCTGA